One segment of Ricinus communis isolate WT05 ecotype wild-type chromosome 8, ASM1957865v1, whole genome shotgun sequence DNA contains the following:
- the LOC8284360 gene encoding SH3 domain-containing protein 2 → MEAIRKQATKLREQVARQQQAVLKQFGASGYGGADGVITDEAELHQHQKLEKLYISTRAGKHFQRDIVRGVEGYIVTGAKQVEIGTKLSEDCRKYGAENTCTSGNTLSKAALNYERARAQMEKERGNLLKALGTQVAEPLRAMVMGTPLEDARHLAQRYDRMRQEAEAQAIEVSKRQAKVREMPGSPELAMKLEAAESKLQDLKSNMAVLGKEAAAAMAAVEAQQQRLTLQRLIAMVEAERAYHQRVLQILDQLESEMISERQRIEAPPPPSVENSMPPPPSYEEVNGVYASQSHNGSTDGMGYFLGEVIHSYQAESNVELTLSVGDYVVVRKVTNNGWAEGECKGKAGWFPFGYIERRERVLASKIAEVF, encoded by the exons ATGGAAGCAATAAGAAAACAAGCTACAAAGCTTCGAGAACAGGTCGCCAGGCAACAACAG GCTGTTCTCAAACAGTTTGGGGCAAGCGGATATGGAGGTGCAGACGGTGTTATTACTGATGAGGCAGAACTTCATCAACATCAGAAACTTGAGAAGCTTTACATATCAACACGCGCTGGAAAG CATTTCCAAAGGGATATTGTTCGTGGTGTTGAAGGCTACATTGTCACAGGAGCCAAACAAGTTGAGATAG GAACGAAGTTGTCAGAGGATTGCAGGAAATATGGTGCTGAAAATACATGTACTAGTGGTAATACATTATCAAAGGCTGCATTAAATTATGAACGTGCTCGCGCTCAGATGGAGAAGGAGCGTGGTAATCTGCTGAAAGCTCTTGGTACACAG gTTGCAGAGCCATTAAGAGCAATGGTTATGGGAACCCCATTGGAAGATGCTAGGCATCTTGCCCAACGTTATGACAGAATGCGACAAGAAGCAGAAGCTCAG GCTATTGAAGTTTCCAAACGCCAGGCAAAAGTGAGAGAAATGCCAGGAAGTCCCGAGCTTGCTATGAAATTGGAAGCTGCAGAATCAAAGCTGCAAGACCTGAAGTCGAACATGGCAGTATTAGGGAAGGAAGCAGCTGCAGCAATGGCTGCTGTTGAAGCTCAACAACAGAGGTTGACGCTCCAACGACTTATTGCTATG GTTGAAGCGGAACGTGCTTATCATCAGAGAGTTCTTCAGATACTTGATCAGCTTGAAAGTGAG ATGATATCTGAACGACAACGGATTGAAGCACCTCCTCCCCCAAGTGTGGAGAATAGCATGCCTCCTCCTCCCTCATATGAAGAAGTAAATGGTGTATAtgcttctcaatcacataatgGCTCAACAGACGGCATGGGTTACTTCTTAGGCGAG GTTATACATTCATATCAAGCTGAATCCAATGTAGAGCTCACTTTGTCAGTTGGTGATTATGTCGTTGTTCGGAAG GTGACAAACAATGGCTGGGCCGAAGGAGAATGCAAAGGGAAAGCAGGTTGGTTCCCATTCGGATACATTGAAAGAAGGGAGCGTGTTCTAGCGAGCAAAATAGCTGAAGTTTTTTAG
- the LOC8284361 gene encoding subtilisin-like protease SBT3.6 isoform X2, producing the protein MKIIAVLMKYYCGLSGDVLCPHICAISHKEVAKESILYSYKHGFSGFAAVLTKSQAKLIAGFPGVVGVIRNKILDLHTTRSWDFLQVKPQIWNGILSKGHFGSGSIVGVLDTGIWPESESFRDEGFRGLPLGWKGICQEGEGFNHSHCNRKIIGARWYIKGYEAEFGKLNTNDGVEFLSPRDADGHGTHTSSIATGALVRNASFNGLAQGMARGGAPSAWLAIYKVCWATGGCSSADILAAFDDAVFDGANVLSVSLGSTPPLATYIEDPIAIGSFHAVAKGIVVVSSAGNSGPYPQTVQNTAPWVVTVAASTIDRAFPTIITLGNNQTLRGQAFYTGKNTGEFHPIVNGEDIAANDADEYGARGCEPGTLNATLARGKVILCFQSRSQRSSTSAVTTVLDVQGVGLIFAQYPTKDVFMSLDFPLVQVDFAIGTYLLTYMEADRNPVVKFSFTKTAIGQQISPEVAFFSSRGPSSLSPTVLKPDIAAPGVNILASWSPAASPSTSDMTNNKVAPLNFKLDSGTSMACPHISGIVALLKSIHPKWSPAAIKSALVTTASTKDEYGQHIVAEGAPHKQADPFDYGGGHVNPNKALNPGLIYDMGMSDYISFLCSMGYNNSAISSMTRSKTVCKHSTNSLLNLNLPSIAIPNLKQELTVSRTVTNVGPVTSIYMARVQVPAGTYVRVEPSVLSFNSSVKKRKFRVTFCSLLRVQGRYSFGNLFWEDGCHVVRTPLVVRTVIDEFYAET; encoded by the exons ATGAAGATAATTGCGGTCTTGATGAAATATTACTGTGGTCTCAGTGGTGACGTGCTTTGCCCTCATATTTGTGCAATTTCACA TAAAGAAGTTGCAAAGGAGTCAATTCTGTACAGCTATAAGCATGGATTTTCAGGATTTGCGGCAGTTTTAACCAAGTCACAAGCAAAGCTCATTGCAG GTTTCCCTGGTGTTGTTGGGGTAATTCGAAATAAGATTCTTGATCTTCATACTACCAGAAGTTGGGATTTTCTTCAAGTAAAACCTCAAATTTGGAATGGGATACTTTCAAAGGGTCATTTTGGGAGTGGTTCAATTGTTGGTGTTCTGGATACTG GTATATGGCCAGAGTCAGAAAGCTTTAGAGACGAAGGTTTCAGAGGTTTGCCATTAGGATGGAAAGGGATATGTCAGGAAGGAGAAGGATTTAATCACTCTCACTGCAATAG GAAGATTATTGGTGCCCGTTGGTATATTAAAGGTTATGAAGCTGAATTTGGAAAACTAAATACAAATGATGGGGTCGAGTTTTTGTCTCCTCGAGACGCTGATGGCCATGGAACTCACACATCATCAATTGCAACTGGTGCCCTGGTGAGGAATGCAAGCTTTAATGGACTAGCTCAAGGTATGGCAAGGGGAGGTGCTCCATCGGCTTGGCTAGCTATCTACAAAGTTTGTTGGGCTACTGGTGGCTGCAGCTCAGCTGATATTCTTGCTGCATTTGATGATGCAGTCTTTGATGGTGCTAATGTGCTTTCTGTGTCTCTTGGTTCTACGCCTCCGCTCGCTACTTATATTGAGGACCCAATTGCTATAGGTTCCTTTCATGCTGTAGCTAAGGGCATCGTTGTAGTATCCTCTGCAGGAAATTCCGGTCCTTATCCTCAAACTGTCCAAAATACCGCTCCATGGGTTGTCACTGTTGCGGCAAGCACCATTGATCGAGCTTTTCCTACCATAATTACCTTGGGAAACAATCAGACTCTGAGG GGTCAAGCTTTCTATACAGGCAAGAATACGGGCGAGTTTCACCCTATTGTGAATGGAGAAGACATAGCGGCTAATGATGCAGATGAATATGGTGCAAG AGGTTGTGAACCAGGAACACTGAATGCCACTTTAGCCAGAGGAAAAGTAATTCTGTGTTTTCAGTCTCGATCACAGAGATCAAGTACCTCTGCTGTAACAACTGTGTTGGATGTTCAAGGTGTCGGTCTTATCTTTGCGCAGTATCCTACCAAGGATGTCTTCATGTCTTTGGATTTCCCTCTTGTCCAAGTGGACTTTGCAATTGGAACATATCTTCTCACATATATGGAGGCAGACAG AAATCCTGTAGTCAAATTCAGCTTCACGAAAACAGCTATTGGGCAACAGATATCACCCGAAGTTGCGTTCTTCTCCTCTCGAGGACCAAGTTCCCTCTCCCCGACTGTATTGAAG CCTGACATTGCCGCTCCTGGAGTTAATATCTTGGCGTCTTGGTCCCCTGCTGCTTCACCGTCAACGTCCGATATGACTAACAATAAAGTAGCTCCGCTCAACTTCAAATTGGATTCAGGAACATCCATGGCTTGTCCTCACATATCTGGTATTGTGGCCCTTCTTAAATCTATTCATCCAAAATGGAGTCCTGCGGCTATCAAGTCCGCACTTGTCACAACAG CTTCTACAAAAGATGAATATGGTCAACACATTGTTGCTGAAGGAGCACCGCACAAGCAAGCTGATCCATTTGATTACGGAGGCGGTCATGTCAATCCTAACAAAGCCTTAAATCCTGGTCTTATATATGACATGGGAATGTCCGATTACATCAGTTTTCTTTGTTCAATGGGCTACAATAACTCTGCCATAAGCTCAATGACCAGGTCTAAAACCGTATGCAAGCATTCAACCAACTCCCTTTTAAATCTTAATCTGCCTTCCATCGCCATTCCTAATCTGAAGCAAGAGTTAACAGTGTCAAGAACAGTGACAAATGTCGGTCCTGTTACGTCTATATACATGGCTCGTGTTCAAGTTCCTGCTGGTACCTACGTAAGAGTTGAGCCATCAGTTTTGTCATTTAATTCCTCAGTAAAGAAGCGCAAGTTCAGGGTAACCTTTTGTTCCTTATTAAGGGTTCAAGGAAGATACTCATTTGGAAATCTATTTTGGGAAGATGGGTGTCATGTGGTAAGAACACCTCTGGTAGTTAGAACTGtaattgatgaattttatgCAGAAACATGA
- the LOC8284361 gene encoding subtilisin-like protease SBT3.9 isoform X1 → MAYSWNYGIFLALLLTWSLETFAKSNVYIVYMGDRQHDEPELVQESHHNFLSDILGSKEVAKESILYSYKHGFSGFAAVLTKSQAKLIAGFPGVVGVIRNKILDLHTTRSWDFLQVKPQIWNGILSKGHFGSGSIVGVLDTGIWPESESFRDEGFRGLPLGWKGICQEGEGFNHSHCNRKIIGARWYIKGYEAEFGKLNTNDGVEFLSPRDADGHGTHTSSIATGALVRNASFNGLAQGMARGGAPSAWLAIYKVCWATGGCSSADILAAFDDAVFDGANVLSVSLGSTPPLATYIEDPIAIGSFHAVAKGIVVVSSAGNSGPYPQTVQNTAPWVVTVAASTIDRAFPTIITLGNNQTLRGQAFYTGKNTGEFHPIVNGEDIAANDADEYGARGCEPGTLNATLARGKVILCFQSRSQRSSTSAVTTVLDVQGVGLIFAQYPTKDVFMSLDFPLVQVDFAIGTYLLTYMEADRNPVVKFSFTKTAIGQQISPEVAFFSSRGPSSLSPTVLKPDIAAPGVNILASWSPAASPSTSDMTNNKVAPLNFKLDSGTSMACPHISGIVALLKSIHPKWSPAAIKSALVTTASTKDEYGQHIVAEGAPHKQADPFDYGGGHVNPNKALNPGLIYDMGMSDYISFLCSMGYNNSAISSMTRSKTVCKHSTNSLLNLNLPSIAIPNLKQELTVSRTVTNVGPVTSIYMARVQVPAGTYVRVEPSVLSFNSSVKKRKFRVTFCSLLRVQGRYSFGNLFWEDGCHVVRTPLVVRTVIDEFYAET, encoded by the exons ATGGCTTATTCGTGGAACTATGGCATTTTTCTTGCTCTATTGCTGACTTGGTCTCTTGAAACTTTTGCTAAAAGCAAT GTTTACATTGTGTATATGGGTGACAGACAGCATGATGAACCTGAGCTGGTTCAGGAGTCCCaccataattttctttctgatATTCTTGGAAG TAAAGAAGTTGCAAAGGAGTCAATTCTGTACAGCTATAAGCATGGATTTTCAGGATTTGCGGCAGTTTTAACCAAGTCACAAGCAAAGCTCATTGCAG GTTTCCCTGGTGTTGTTGGGGTAATTCGAAATAAGATTCTTGATCTTCATACTACCAGAAGTTGGGATTTTCTTCAAGTAAAACCTCAAATTTGGAATGGGATACTTTCAAAGGGTCATTTTGGGAGTGGTTCAATTGTTGGTGTTCTGGATACTG GTATATGGCCAGAGTCAGAAAGCTTTAGAGACGAAGGTTTCAGAGGTTTGCCATTAGGATGGAAAGGGATATGTCAGGAAGGAGAAGGATTTAATCACTCTCACTGCAATAG GAAGATTATTGGTGCCCGTTGGTATATTAAAGGTTATGAAGCTGAATTTGGAAAACTAAATACAAATGATGGGGTCGAGTTTTTGTCTCCTCGAGACGCTGATGGCCATGGAACTCACACATCATCAATTGCAACTGGTGCCCTGGTGAGGAATGCAAGCTTTAATGGACTAGCTCAAGGTATGGCAAGGGGAGGTGCTCCATCGGCTTGGCTAGCTATCTACAAAGTTTGTTGGGCTACTGGTGGCTGCAGCTCAGCTGATATTCTTGCTGCATTTGATGATGCAGTCTTTGATGGTGCTAATGTGCTTTCTGTGTCTCTTGGTTCTACGCCTCCGCTCGCTACTTATATTGAGGACCCAATTGCTATAGGTTCCTTTCATGCTGTAGCTAAGGGCATCGTTGTAGTATCCTCTGCAGGAAATTCCGGTCCTTATCCTCAAACTGTCCAAAATACCGCTCCATGGGTTGTCACTGTTGCGGCAAGCACCATTGATCGAGCTTTTCCTACCATAATTACCTTGGGAAACAATCAGACTCTGAGG GGTCAAGCTTTCTATACAGGCAAGAATACGGGCGAGTTTCACCCTATTGTGAATGGAGAAGACATAGCGGCTAATGATGCAGATGAATATGGTGCAAG AGGTTGTGAACCAGGAACACTGAATGCCACTTTAGCCAGAGGAAAAGTAATTCTGTGTTTTCAGTCTCGATCACAGAGATCAAGTACCTCTGCTGTAACAACTGTGTTGGATGTTCAAGGTGTCGGTCTTATCTTTGCGCAGTATCCTACCAAGGATGTCTTCATGTCTTTGGATTTCCCTCTTGTCCAAGTGGACTTTGCAATTGGAACATATCTTCTCACATATATGGAGGCAGACAG AAATCCTGTAGTCAAATTCAGCTTCACGAAAACAGCTATTGGGCAACAGATATCACCCGAAGTTGCGTTCTTCTCCTCTCGAGGACCAAGTTCCCTCTCCCCGACTGTATTGAAG CCTGACATTGCCGCTCCTGGAGTTAATATCTTGGCGTCTTGGTCCCCTGCTGCTTCACCGTCAACGTCCGATATGACTAACAATAAAGTAGCTCCGCTCAACTTCAAATTGGATTCAGGAACATCCATGGCTTGTCCTCACATATCTGGTATTGTGGCCCTTCTTAAATCTATTCATCCAAAATGGAGTCCTGCGGCTATCAAGTCCGCACTTGTCACAACAG CTTCTACAAAAGATGAATATGGTCAACACATTGTTGCTGAAGGAGCACCGCACAAGCAAGCTGATCCATTTGATTACGGAGGCGGTCATGTCAATCCTAACAAAGCCTTAAATCCTGGTCTTATATATGACATGGGAATGTCCGATTACATCAGTTTTCTTTGTTCAATGGGCTACAATAACTCTGCCATAAGCTCAATGACCAGGTCTAAAACCGTATGCAAGCATTCAACCAACTCCCTTTTAAATCTTAATCTGCCTTCCATCGCCATTCCTAATCTGAAGCAAGAGTTAACAGTGTCAAGAACAGTGACAAATGTCGGTCCTGTTACGTCTATATACATGGCTCGTGTTCAAGTTCCTGCTGGTACCTACGTAAGAGTTGAGCCATCAGTTTTGTCATTTAATTCCTCAGTAAAGAAGCGCAAGTTCAGGGTAACCTTTTGTTCCTTATTAAGGGTTCAAGGAAGATACTCATTTGGAAATCTATTTTGGGAAGATGGGTGTCATGTGGTAAGAACACCTCTGGTAGTTAGAACTGtaattgatgaattttatgCAGAAACATGA